A DNA window from Tachysurus vachellii isolate PV-2020 chromosome 20, HZAU_Pvac_v1, whole genome shotgun sequence contains the following coding sequences:
- the LOC132863558 gene encoding long-chain fatty acid transport protein 6 codes for MISCAFLIWTFLAGVAALLFYQRRFYSYFWEDLMYGLKVRKVGKAMMAKMERGVLTYLDRFVDQAKQTPGKPFIVYEKEVLTYMDVDLRSNKFANVFRKDVGVQHGDIVALWMSNEPDFLCAWFGLCKLGCEVAFINTNIKAKALLHCLQSCGAKVLIVGSDLIQVLDDVLPALSDNDINVWVTEKSCQSVSTLLDKVELASEEKPQDDIPLPNLTSNFLFIFTSGTTGLPKAARVSHIKAVMSMAFFSLCGANRNDTIYLTLPLYHMAASLLGIGGCIDLGATCVLKKKFSASQFWTDCIKYEVTVFQYIGELCRYLINQPKTPEEMAHKVRIAAGSGLRADVWKEFSRRFGKIRICEAYGLTEASIGFVNYTTEIGPIGRASYFNKRSLPFEFLKYDPETYEPVRTDKGRCVKVNKGEVGLLVAPLSFTNPFLGYAGNKTMSEKKLLRDVFEEGDVYFNTGDLMLQDHRDFVYFKDRIGDTFRWKGENVATTEVSEVLGCLEFLQDVNVYGVTVPGYEGRAGMAAVVLKEGHDLDRESIFNHLVQNLPTYAWPWFLRVQTFLDVTETFKQQKKKLVEDGFCPQAVQAPLYFLDRSKKAYIQLSQSVYDDIVSGKIQL; via the exons ATGATTTCTTGTGCATTTCTAATTTGGACCTTTCTTGCTGGAGTTGCAGCTCTGTTGTTTTACCAGAGACGGTTTTACTCTTACTTTTGGGAGGACTTGATGTATGGCTTAAAGGTCCGAAAGGTCGGGAAGGCGATGATGGCGAAGATGGAACGAGGGGTTCTCACCTATCTAGACCGCTTTGTTGACCAGGCTAAACAGACTCCTGGAAAGCCGTTCATCGTCTACGAGAAGGAGGTTTTGACATACATGGATGTGGACTTAAGGAGCAACAAGTTTGCGAATGTTTTCCGAAAAGATGTCGGTGTGCAACACGGTGACATTGTCGCGCTTTGGATGAGCAACGAGCCCGACTTCTTGTGCGCGTGGTTCGGGTTGTGTAAACTGGGCTGTGAGGTGGCCTtcatcaacaccaacatcaaaGCCAAAGCTCTTCTGCACTGTCTACAAAGCTGTGGGGCCAAAGTTCTCATCGTAGGATCTG atTTGATCCAAGTTTTAGATGATGTCCTGCCAGCTCTATCGGATAATGACATTAATGTGTGGGTAACTGAAAAGAGCTGTCAGAGCGTCAGCACATTGTTGGACAAAGTAGAGCTGGCCTCAGAAGAAAAGCCACAAGATGACATTCCCCTGCCAAATCTCACGTCCAACTTCCTGTTCATCTTCACCTCAGGCACCACAG GACTTCCAAAAGCTGCCAGAGTCAGTCACATCAAGGCTGTGATGAGCATGGCCTTCTTCAGCCTGTGTGGTGCCAATAGAAATGATACCATCTATCTCACCTTGCCACTCTACCATATGGCCGCCTCTCTGCTGGGTATTGGCGGATGCATTGATCTAG GAGCTACATGTGTTTTAAAGAAGAAATTTTCAGCTAGCCAGTTCTGGACTGACTGCATCAAGTACGAAGTTACTGTGTTCCAGTATATTGGAGAACTCTGTCGATATCTGATCAATCAACCCAAG ACTCCAGAAGAGATGGCACATAAAGTGCGCATTGCTGCAGGGAGTGGGCTTAGAGCAGATGTCTGGAAGGAGTTTTCCAGACGTTTTGGGAAAATACGGATTTGTGAGGCGTACGGTTTGACCGAGGCCAGCATTGGCTTTGTTAACTACACCACAGAAATTGGACCCATTGGGCGGGCCAGTTATTTCAACAAG CGTAGTCTACCATTcgaatttttaaaatatgaccCAGAAACATATGAACCTGTCCGAACTGATAAAGGCCGCTGTGTAAAAGTGAATAAAG GTGAAGTTGGTTTGCTGGTTGCCCCGCTGTCTTTCACCAACCCCTTTCTTGGCTATGCGGGGAACAAAACCATGTCTGAAAAGAAGCTGCTGAGAGATGTGTTTGAAGAGGGGGATGTATATTTCAACACTGGAGATTTGATGCTTCAGGATCACAGAgactttgtttactttaaagACAGGATAGGAGACACATTCAG ATGGAAAGGAGAGAACGTGGCCACTACTGAAGTTTCTGAAGTTTTAGGCTGTTTGGAGTTTCTGCAGGATGTTAATGTCTACGGTGTCACTGTTCCAG GCTACGAAGGAAGAGCTGGGATGGCAGCTGTGGTCTTAAAGGAAGGTCACGACTTGGATAGAGAAAGCATTTTCAATCATTTGGTACAGAATCTTCCAACGTACGCCTGGCCATGGTTTTTAAGAGTACAG